The DNA sequence AACGGGATCTCGTTCTTGACGACGTCGGCGAGGATCTCCGGGTCGACCTGCTTGAGGTGGAGGTAGCCGATGCGCTCGCCGTAGGTCTCGATCAGCTTGACGCTGTCGCCGCCGCAGTAGGCGTAGTGCCCGGTGTCCAGGCAGAGGTTGACCGCGTCGGAGTCGGTGGAGTCGAGGAAGCGCTCGACGTGCTCCTCGGTGTCGATGTGCGTGTCGGCGTGCGGGTGGACGACGATGTCCAGGCCGTAGCGGTCCTTCACCTCGCGGCCCAGGCGCTCCATGCCGGTGGTGAGGTTGCGCCACTGCTCGGTGGTGAGTTCCGGTGCCTCCAGGATCTCGGCGGTCTTGTCGTCGCGCCAGAAGGACGGGATGACGACGAGGTGCTTGGCGTCCATGGCCTGGGTGAGCGCGGCGACGTTGCTGACCTGCTCCCAGGTGGAGTCCCACTCGGAGGGGCCGCGGTGCAGTCCGCAGAAGATGGTGCCGGCGGAGACCTTCAGGTTCCGCTTGGTCACCTCGTCGGTGAGCCGGGCCGGGTCGGTCGGCAGGTAGCCGTACGGACCGAGTTCTATCCAGGAGTAGCCGGCCTCGGAGACCTCGTCGAGGAAGCGTTCCCAGGGCACCTGCTGGGGGTCGTCGGGGAACCAGACGCCCCAGGAGTCGGGGGCGGAGCCGACCCGGATGCGGTCGAGCGCGTGGGCCATGTCAGGACTTTCCTTCCGAGGACGTGCCTACGGGAGCGGTCAGGTCCCCCTCTTCGGGGAGCTCTTCGACGTCGACGCCGCGGACCTGCGCCAACTCGTGCTTGAGGGAAGCCAGTTCGGTGCCGCCGGCCATATGGTTGGTCAGCTCTTCGAGGCTGACCTCGCTGCGGGAGGCGGACAGTTCCATGGTGCCCAGGCGCAGCACGCTGAAGTGGTCGCCGACCATGTAGGCGTGGTGCGGGTTGTGGGTGATGAAGATGACGCCGAGGCCCTTCTCGCGGGCGGCGGCGATGTACTTGAGCACCACGCCGGACTGCTTGACGCCGAGGGCGGCGGTCGGCTCGTCCAGGATGAGGACGCGGGCGCCGAAGTAGACGGCGCGGGCGATGGCGACGCACTGGCGCTGGCCGCCGGAGAGCGTGCCGATCGGCTGCTCCATGTCGTCCAGGACGATGCCCATGTTGCGCAGCTCTTCGTCCGCGGTCTTCTTCATCTGCTCGATGTCGAGACGGCGCAGCGGCCAGGGGCCCTTGGTCATCTCGGAGCCGAGGAAGAAGTTGCGCCACACCGGCATCAGCGGGACGACCGCGAGGTCCTGGTAGACCGTGGCGATGCCCTTGTCGAGGGCCTCGCGCGGGGTGGAGAAGCGCACCGGTTCGCCGTCGACGAGGAACTCGCCCTCGGTGTGCTGGTGCAGACCCGAGATGATCTTGATGAGGGTGGACTTGCCGGCGCCGTTGTCGCCGAGGACGCAGGTCACCTTGCCGGAGTGGACTTCCAGGCTCACGCCGTGCAGGGCGCGGATGTTGCCGT is a window from the Streptomyces sp. NBC_00299 genome containing:
- a CDS encoding sugar phosphate isomerase/epimerase family protein — encoded protein: MAHALDRIRVGSAPDSWGVWFPDDPQQVPWERFLDEVSEAGYSWIELGPYGYLPTDPARLTDEVTKRNLKVSAGTIFCGLHRGPSEWDSTWEQVSNVAALTQAMDAKHLVVIPSFWRDDKTAEILEAPELTTEQWRNLTTGMERLGREVKDRYGLDIVVHPHADTHIDTEEHVERFLDSTDSDAVNLCLDTGHYAYCGGDSVKLIETYGERIGYLHLKQVDPEILADVVKNEIPFGPAVARGVMCEPPAGVPELGPVLTAAQKLGVDLFAIVEQDMYPCEPDKPLPIAVRTRKFLRSCGA
- a CDS encoding ATP-binding cassette domain-containing protein, whose translation is MTSNSTGTHGAVLKDTRPADERPVIELKAAGKSYGNIRALHGVSLEVHSGKVTCVLGDNGAGKSTLIKIISGLHQHTEGEFLVDGEPVRFSTPREALDKGIATVYQDLAVVPLMPVWRNFFLGSEMTKGPWPLRRLDIEQMKKTADEELRNMGIVLDDMEQPIGTLSGGQRQCVAIARAVYFGARVLILDEPTAALGVKQSGVVLKYIAAAREKGLGVIFITHNPHHAYMVGDHFSVLRLGTMELSASRSEVSLEELTNHMAGGTELASLKHELAQVRGVDVEELPEEGDLTAPVGTSSEGKS